A window from Malania oleifera isolate guangnan ecotype guangnan chromosome 7, ASM2987363v1, whole genome shotgun sequence encodes these proteins:
- the LOC131159762 gene encoding uncharacterized protein LOC131159762 produces MIPEFSRVTLTGHDTRRLLMHIGPALMRGSLCRCDYDTWTAEPPSLSPQLPIKWRHRLPQITRSIVCFGRLSCRNLLIIHFLFDLSRSPKMSCCGGNCGCGSGCQCGSGCKGCGMYPDLSYTETTTTETLIVGVAPTGKAYFGGSEIGVGAENGGCKCGDSCSCDPCTCK; encoded by the exons ATGATACCAGAATTCTCTCGGGTAACACTAACTGGACACGACACCCGACGCTTGCTGATGCACATTGGACCCGCGCTCATGCGGGGCTCACTGTGCCGCTGCGATTACGACACGTGGACGGCAGagccaccctctctctctcctcaactgCCTATAAAGTGGCGTCATCGTCTTCCTCAAATAACTCGTTCAATTGTGTGTTTTGGCCGCTTGAGTTGCAGAAATCTTCTTATTATCCATTTCTTGTTTGATCTCTCTCGATCTCCTAAGATGTCGTGCTGTGGAGGAAACTGTGGCTGCGGCTCCGGCTGCCAGTGTGGCAGCGGCTGCAAGGG GTGCGGGATGTACCCTGACCTGAGCTACACGGAGACCACCACCACCGAGACTCTGATCGTCGGCGTCGCACCCACCGGGAAGGC CTACTTTGGAGGATCTGAGATTGGGGTGGGAGCGGAGAACGGGGGATGCAAATGCGGAGACAGTTGCAGCTGCGACCCCTGCACCTGCAAATGA